Within the Amyelois transitella isolate CPQ chromosome 3, ilAmyTran1.1, whole genome shotgun sequence genome, the region TGTGTAGTCGTGTGGGGAACTCATGTCGTCGTCAGGGGACCCCGGCAAGTCCTCATCCATCATGATAGTAGCAGGCAGAGAAGCAGATATTTCTTGTAATTGACTGGAATATACTggaaagcaataaaaattagTAATAGTCTTACATTATTAAACATGCATTGTTTTTTGTTGTGATAgcaatttgtaaaaaacaatcaaatcCGTTACATCCTAGTATCCAAAAGTAGGTTAAAATGTGACAACTCCATGtgtcatattaaattttcCCTTTTGTGTGGCATCTGGCAAAAgatatcttttatattattttatttctattgtgTAATTTCATTTTAGTAAAAATTCTGTTCTTATACATTGGGCGCCGCCTATTTACCATTCCTGTAAAGGGATGCTAAGTAGTAAGCTCCTTTCTTAATTTAAGACCAATGTACCTACACTTAgttggcaaataaataaatatagataattaCATAGCAAACTTTCTAAAAGAACATTAATGTAATGAGTTATACAGAGGAACAGGCTTACCTTTAATATTAGAAGATTTGAGATCAGAGCTGAAGTTGAGGGACTCCTCCATAGCCTCCATTGTCAGGGTGTCAGTGTCCAGACTGTCCATGGAGCCTGAGCAAGACGGCGAGCTGTCGGGATTGGTGTTCAATGTCAACTGCAAGTTATCCAACTGAAGGATGTGTGGCCGCACCTATAAGACATTGTTTTCTCAATACAGATATTTAATATTgacaaatttttgtttcaattcaaataataagtaattttattttttagacggcctctgtggcgcagcggtagtacgcttgtctgtgacaccggaggtcccgggttcgaatcccggccagggcatgattagaaaagaactttctctgattggcctgggtcttggatgtttatctatataagtgtgtattataaaatatagtatcgttgagttagcatctcgtaacacaagtctcgaacttacttcgaggctaactcaatcagtgtaatttgtcccgtatatatatatatatatattttttttatattatttgaaaacttGGAGCATTTCCTCTgttcccttcatttatacttagtttttgttttgaaaaatccCTATGACAGAATAGATACCAATCTTATTTGTGTGAAATAACTCCTTGAATGTATTTTAGTATGGTctttgtttttcaataaattaaatctaacatatacatttatgcaatgaaaaataaaatcacatacaaaagTTAGCTAAAAATGACTACATAATACAAAACAATCcaactacataaaaaaaaatctagataaaaaataccttCATTCCATCTGGTCGGTGGGGATTCCTACAACCTTTGCACTTGCATTCTGTGCAGGGTTTGCTCTCCACGTAACAAGGACACCTCTGGCCACAGCAGGTCAGCTTGCCCGGGGTGGCGGTTGCGTTGCCACATCTGCAGCCTTTGCGTTTACTGCTCGCTGAGTTTCGAGACCGGTTTGAAGGCTTCTTGAAACCCAGTTGATGTGACTGTtagtaaatgtatttaaagttTGAGTTCGGAGGTTGAgataatttcaattataaagttgaagttGGGTATACAAAATTCATGATGACATAAAGGAAAAAGGTTGTTGGGTATTTATCTCTGatgcaaataataaacaataagtcctaactaatataataaatgggacattaagtttgtttgttatctaaTGATCCAATCTTcttcaattttgtttatataaaaaagtctGAAGAAGCCCATAGTCTACCTCTTGATTGCAGCAAAAACTAAAGTTCCTGATGGGATTTGCAAAAATCTGTATTCTTTGGAGGTGGTTCTAAATTTGCGGGGgtgaagctgcgggtaaaagttagtaggtaataaaagtaaaacaaattgttCTACATTGCACTATGCTAATAAGAATATGTGTCAACAACTAAAATGTAACTATGATCCAAACTGGTTACATtttctgcaaaggttgtgaacttcaaataaaaagttattaaaaattttcaaaacttaCTTTGCTTTCTTTTGGAGGTGGGTCATTTTGGGATGATGATGATTCATTATCGTCAACTGCTTTCCTTTTTATTGTAATCTTATTACCAGAGCCTGCATACATTACAGAATACATAGGAGATCCATTAGAGATTGCTCTAGAGTTTGGAGAATCTTTACTTGATGATCTAGTTTCAGTATTACTTGATGAGGATGCTGCTTGTGTCTGAGTTGATGCTGAATTAGTATAAACACATGGCAAGATACTGTAAGCAGACTTGGAGAGGCCTGCAGTGCTCTTATAATCATCTGTAAATCCTGCACCTTCTTGTATGAGATCTATTAAGCCAGAACTTGCGACTGTGCCCCCATTTACACCTGCAGCTATTTCATCTTCATCTAATAATGTCTTATACACATCAGTGTCcataaaatattcacaaaGTTTCTTATAACATTGTAATAATATACGTAACTGTAAATTTTCAGCGTAATTATCGTAGTCTTTGCACCAACTGCAAGATGGTTTAAGTTTCTTTCTTCCACCTTTACACTTTTTACAAACATGATGCTGGCATCCTGAACTAGTTGGTGTGTAGGGTTCTTTGAGTAGATTACCGCAAACAGTGCAGGATAAAGATTGGCGTAAATAAGGAACCAAACGAAAAAGATCCGTCCAAGAGGATTTGTCCGTCGCGTCCGCCAATACTATAAGTCGGCACGTGGACACATATAGACTTGTCGCATTCATCTTCATCTAAGTAATATTATAGAATAGAACGATTGTAGACATTCACAAGTAAATcaattacttactttaaaaataccaaggtaaaataaaatcatattgtACAACATGAAAAGCCgcaattttatcaaacaaCAATGTTGTCACTTGTCTTGTGTGTCAATAATGTCACGTCACTgtcaaaaataagtttttttgttaatgttcGCGGAAAGGCAAAAGGATTTGAAGCCAATACAGCCATCGTCTGTAGTTTCATAATTCATTATAAAGTAAGCCTTTGTATAAGAAAGTCTGATATCCAGTCAACGTCTCGGTCAAATCAACAATAGTCAAAGACAAGTTACAGCTATGGTAGCTTTTCCTCGTACGTTAGGTACGAGTACGGTAGAATATCAACCATTTCGAGACATTTTGGAACAACAGTAAAATTCCCTCATTCCGGAATTCTTATACTTACTCTCTTCCACgaacaataaataatgacaATGATCAATAATCAACACTTACATAACTGTTAGATtatgtgaataaaaattttctgataaaaatatatagcacAAACAATACGACATTTATGTTCCCGCCAAAATAACATTCcgcaaaaacaaattttttacttttattttcgtaGCAATAGTAAGCAACCGAACCAACtcaacggcctctgtggcacagcggtcgtgcgcttgtctgtgacaccggaagccctggttcgaatcccggccagagcattaatgagaaacgaactttctctgattgtcccGGATCTTggacgtttatctatataatattagtatcagtatttttataaaatatagtatcgttgagttagtaggCACTTATCACATAACACAAGCCTTAAACttgcttcgaggctaactcaatctgtgtaatctgacccgaatttatttatttatttactaatcaGTCGTGTTTGTTTTGGCATATTGGAAATTTTGAgcactgtttatttatatactaccTAAGTATTTCAGGTAGTCTCAAAAAATATCTAGGTATACCACCTACCTATGTATCTTCTTTGAATTGAccgttaattttttattttttgaatctTCTCTCTGATGGGGAGTATCCAAAGTTTCGTTTATGACTACGATCACGATTCTGTAGTGTTGAGTAAGCTAATTATACGTAATGACTTCCGTCTAACCACTGCGACCATTTAGTATAGGAGAACCAAAACTAGCTTTAATGGAgtagcattcaaactaatgtaagtatgtacatatgtacgtacatactttACTCACATTGGCAAATACAACGCGGTAGGATTCAAATCTTTGACCGATTTTGGAACGGATTAGGtcgttttagttttaaagatgGATAACGGATTTCTCGACCACCAGCGCCACGCTTTCCGTATCATACCTAACTAAGACATATACTTATGAAATTGACTGATGTCCGCGGCATCGCTAACGTTTCAATCGTAGCCTATTAGTTATTCTTATGTATAGCTATTATTACTGTAAAATTACATCCAAATTCGTTCAGCAGAAGTTTCTGGATTGGCTAGCCAACGATGCAGGTTTCGGCGCAGTCTAGAAGTAATATAACTTTTTCTCTACTAATGAGTCTCACAGCGTTTGAGACTAAAATCCAGGCGAATCTACAACaggtaaataataagtacatatcTAGATGCCTACGTCTGGCTTCTAAGACGCGCTAATAAAGCGTCAATTCTCTCTATTATTTATCCAATTGCGCTCACTTAACACATTACCACTGTGCTCTCTTTATGCATTCGatgataagtataaaaaagatatggaAAATAAGCTAATCACATGACATTTTTGTATCTTCTCAAATAATTAAGATCAACATTCTGAGGCTTGCTCTTTTATCGCAAGTGAAGGCAAAACAAAGACATCATTTATAGGACAAACAAGAACTATTGTAAACTTTAATGTAATCGATTAACCAATCAGGCATTTAGATATTCATATCTAATAATGGCACCTATCAGGCCGAAATGAGCGTATCGTTTATTGTCTCATAGTAGTTCGGCGGCGTGCATCGCTTCAGAAGGACAACTGATAAAAGATTAAAGCGGGTCTAGTATCAGTTCATCCTCCGGTGAGTGAAGACTCCCTATGCCGAGGAATCAGATGTAGGCAGTGAGTTAATTGAATCAGTTCAACGAACGCTTCCCGTCGTTGATTGCGGCTCCCTAGTGAATCTCTGGACGTGCAACGTTGTTCAGAAGGTTGTGAAGTGGTAGTGATGAGGACCAGCTGATTACTGAATCCAGAAACTTCTGATTGTGTGCAATTTTGTGGATATCTGGAGATGTACAGGTATGAGGAAATTCTTATTCTTAGTATTTAATTGGACTTTTAGTATACTCTTATCGTCGTACTCTGCTCTTATATCGTTgcgttttaagtaattaaagtGATTTGactaattttgtgaaataattttcCAATTAAGCTGTAATTGTTAAACCGGAATCTATTCATACCAATAATAATGCGTAAAGTGACACAATACTTGTGacttttgtgaaaaaatacctattaggTACTTTACTCGCAACGCCGTAACTGTACAAGTGGAAATGGAAGCTTGTAATCTTCTATACCCATGTCTAGAAGTAGACTAACCTCACCGcgttatacataaaaacagcgcttgataggtaggtacttatataacaCATATTCGTTTTTAACTGATTTATCTGTTACATACTAAAAACAACACTTCtgataggtaggtatttacttaggtatatcAAAGTCATGTAAGTTTTAGTGTTTACTCGTATTTAGCAAAAGTAATAAAGGTAGATAGATACATAGACAGGCACAGTAGATATAGTGTAGTAATGCGTATTCtgtaaaaaattgtacataaCATGTTATTTCGTATCGTAGTCGTTTAAACGAAATAATCGGCCACCACATAattatcataaatacatacatataatcacgcctttattccttgcgggttagacagagccaacagtcttcaaaagactgaaaggtcacgttcagctatttggtgattcgaatagtcacaggttgctagcccatcgcgtaagagaagtctccttttacgacatccattgaaaacagatggagtggtcctattctttttctattgatgatttatataaaatctcTAGACATACCGATTTGGGCTGTGTcctctttaatattttactcttAGATATGGATAAATCTCTACCTTAcgagtaagaaaaaaaagcacTGAAGAGATTAAAGAAGAACCTTCATTgcataagtaggtaggtagctaCTTATGACACAACTAATTTCGCCGCTGTTTTATATGTCAAGACAACACGTGTaagaagtaggtacttacttgcCAAATAAAGTGATGAATTCGTATGACTCAAAATCATGACTTACACTTATGTCCACGAATTGTAGCAGCGAAGTTGTATGGCTCTAATCTACCTACCCATACGCTACGAGATTCATACTTATCTCATTTGTAATGAATTggttgaattttgaaattcatACCAATATGTTAATACGAGCCATAAAAGGGATggaagcaaagaaatatt harbors:
- the LOC106137800 gene encoding E3 ubiquitin-protein ligase MSL2 isoform X2, giving the protein MKMNATSLYVSTCRLIVLADATDKSSWTDLFRLVPYLRQSLSCTVCGNLLKEPYTPTSSGCQHHVCKKCKGGRKKLKPSCSWCKDYDNYAENLQLRILLQCYKKLCEYFMDTDVYKTLLDEDEIAAGVNGGTVASSGLIDLIQEGAGFTDDYKSTAGLSKSAYSILPCVYTNSASTQTQAASSSSNTETRSSSKDSPNSRAISNGSPMYSVMYAGSGNKITIKRKAVDDNESSSSQNDPPPKESKKPSNRSRNSASSKRKGCRCGNATATPGKLTCCGQRCPCYVESKPCTECKCKGCRNPHRPDGMKVRPHILQLDNLQLTLNTNPDSSPSCSGSMDSLDTDTLTMEAMEESLNFSSDLKSSNIKVYSSQLQEISASLPATIMMDEDLPGSPDDDMSSPHDYTLSPRDLQDPDLGSPQSEGTHDVNSDIEVDV
- the LOC106137800 gene encoding E3 ubiquitin-protein ligase MSL2 isoform X1 codes for the protein MKMNATSLYVSTCRLIVLADATDKSSWTDLFRLVPYLRQSLSCTVCGNLLKEPYTPTSSGCQHHVCKKCKGGRKKLKPSCSWCKDYDNYAENLQLRILLQCYKKLCEYFMDTDVYKTLLDEDEIAAGVNGGTVASSGLIDLIQEGAGFTDDYKSTAGLSKSAYSILPCVYTNSASTQTQAASSSSNTETRSSSKDSPNSRAISNGSPMYSVMYAGSGNKITIKRKAVDDNESSSSQNDPPPKESKSHQLGFKKPSNRSRNSASSKRKGCRCGNATATPGKLTCCGQRCPCYVESKPCTECKCKGCRNPHRPDGMKVRPHILQLDNLQLTLNTNPDSSPSCSGSMDSLDTDTLTMEAMEESLNFSSDLKSSNIKVYSSQLQEISASLPATIMMDEDLPGSPDDDMSSPHDYTLSPRDLQDPDLGSPQSEGTHDVNSDIEVDV